Proteins from one Balaenoptera musculus isolate JJ_BM4_2016_0621 chromosome 7, mBalMus1.pri.v3, whole genome shotgun sequence genomic window:
- the LOC118898025 gene encoding forkhead box protein D1-like: protein MTQAPSGSGKRVLSAAGGGEEGGESAGPTPPPSGMHVGGSGGGGGGGGSGGSGSGTGGPGAGLHLRASRAPRPAPPRPALTPTPVPPIGLAAGGGRGWEESRGARAGGSWRTILAGLSR, encoded by the coding sequence ATGACACAGGCTCCCAGCGGCAGCGGGAAACGGGTCCTATCGGCAGCCGGAggcggggaggaaggaggagagagcgCAGGCCCGACCCCTCCGCCGAGCGGAATGCACgtcggcggcagcggcggcggcggcggcggcggcggcagcggcggcagcggcagcggaaCAGGCGGGCCGGGCGCCGGGCTGCACCTGCGCGCAAgccgcgcgccccgccccgccccgccccgccccgcgctcACCCCAACCCCCGTCCCGCCCATTGGTTTGGCCGCGGGCGgcgggagagggtgggaggagtcGCGCGGCGCCCGAGCTGGCGGGAGCTGGAGAACTATCCTTGCAGGCCTGAGCCGGTGA